The following are encoded in a window of Ranitomeya variabilis isolate aRanVar5 chromosome 8, aRanVar5.hap1, whole genome shotgun sequence genomic DNA:
- the TSEN15 gene encoding tRNA-splicing endonuclease subunit Sen15 isoform X2: MKMMDGAESTQVYTAFLVYMDLLEVRNWNDVQILSSPELHLIYLCGKEKDDDSAPQVIIPTPVSTSCSHGRIQQLLKLNHTSEENPKADNSVLLAIVETDSTIVYYKLTDGLVTPDPPDFAEDVDNKRWKKKKLRFLR, encoded by the exons ATGAAGATGATGGACGGGGCAGAAAGTACCCAAGTTTATACAGCATTTCTTGTGTACATGGATCTCCTAGAAG TAAGGAACTGGAACGACGTGCAGATCCTGAGCTCACCAGAACTTCATCTCATTTACTTGTGTGGGAAAGAAAAAGATGACGACAGTGCTCCTCAGGTCATAATCCCCACACCAGTCAGCACGTCGTGCAGCCATGGCAG AATTCAGCAGCTTCTGAAATTgaatcacacatcagaggagaacCCAAAGGCTGACAATTCTGTTCTCTTAGCTATTGTGGAAACAGACTCAACAATAGTGTACTACAAATTGACAGATGGATTAGTAACACCAGATCCCCCAGATTTTGCTGAAGATGTGGACAATAAGCGGTGGAAAAAAAAGAAACTGAGGTTTTTACGCTAA
- the TSEN15 gene encoding tRNA-splicing endonuclease subunit Sen15 isoform X1, with product MDGPDRLSPGTREGEEPWIEQHPKFKEMKMMDGAESTQVYTAFLVYMDLLEVRNWNDVQILSSPELHLIYLCGKEKDDDSAPQVIIPTPVSTSCSHGRIQQLLKLNHTSEENPKADNSVLLAIVETDSTIVYYKLTDGLVTPDPPDFAEDVDNKRWKKKKLRFLR from the exons ATGGACGGTCCTGATCGGCTAAGTCCTGGTACCCGGGAAGGGGAGGAGCCATGGATAGAGCAACACCCGAAG ttcaaGGAGATGAAGATGATGGACGGGGCAGAAAGTACCCAAGTTTATACAGCATTTCTTGTGTACATGGATCTCCTAGAAG TAAGGAACTGGAACGACGTGCAGATCCTGAGCTCACCAGAACTTCATCTCATTTACTTGTGTGGGAAAGAAAAAGATGACGACAGTGCTCCTCAGGTCATAATCCCCACACCAGTCAGCACGTCGTGCAGCCATGGCAG AATTCAGCAGCTTCTGAAATTgaatcacacatcagaggagaacCCAAAGGCTGACAATTCTGTTCTCTTAGCTATTGTGGAAACAGACTCAACAATAGTGTACTACAAATTGACAGATGGATTAGTAACACCAGATCCCCCAGATTTTGCTGAAGATGTGGACAATAAGCGGTGGAAAAAAAAGAAACTGAGGTTTTTACGCTAA